The following proteins come from a genomic window of Burkholderia stabilis:
- a CDS encoding UbiD family decarboxylase, protein MKYKDLRDFIQRLEALGELRRVTQPVSPVLEMTELCDRVLRAGGPALLFNAPPGHAFPVLGNLFGTPRRVALGMGVDAGDDAALGSLRDLGRLLSALKEPDPPKSLKDAGKLLSLAKAVWDMAPKSVSSPPCQEIVWEGADVDLNKLPIQTCWPGDAGPLVTWGLTVTRGPNKSRQNLGIYRQQLIGRNKLIMRWLAHRGGALDFREFALQNPGKPYPVAVVLGADPATTLGAVTPVPDSLSEYQFAGLLRGSRTELAKCLTPGVDTLQVPARAEIVLEGFIHPQEGAPAPAPAGAPPRPAGNASAAYEHALEGPYGDHTGYYNEQEWFPVFTVERITMRRDAIYHSTYTGKPPDEPAVLGVALNEVFVPLLQKQFTEITDFYLPPEGCSYRMAIVQMKKSYAGHAKRVMFGVWSFLRQFMYTKFIVVVDEDVNIRDWKEVIWAITTRVDPVRDTVMVDSTPIDYLDFASPVAGLGSKMGLDATNKWPGETNREWGRPIEMDAAVKARVDRLWQEIGL, encoded by the coding sequence ATGAAATACAAAGACTTACGAGATTTCATCCAGCGCCTCGAGGCGCTCGGCGAGCTGCGGCGCGTGACGCAACCCGTGTCGCCGGTGCTCGAAATGACCGAGCTGTGCGACCGCGTGCTGCGCGCCGGCGGCCCTGCGCTGCTGTTCAACGCTCCGCCCGGCCATGCGTTTCCGGTGCTCGGCAACCTGTTCGGCACGCCGCGCCGCGTCGCGCTCGGGATGGGCGTCGATGCGGGCGACGACGCCGCGCTCGGTTCGTTGCGCGATCTCGGGCGGCTGCTGTCCGCGCTGAAGGAACCCGACCCGCCGAAGAGCCTGAAGGACGCCGGCAAGCTGCTGTCGCTCGCGAAGGCCGTGTGGGACATGGCACCGAAGTCGGTATCGTCGCCGCCGTGCCAGGAGATCGTCTGGGAAGGCGCCGACGTCGACCTGAACAAGCTGCCGATCCAGACCTGCTGGCCCGGCGATGCGGGGCCGCTCGTCACGTGGGGCCTGACGGTCACGCGCGGGCCGAACAAGTCACGCCAGAACCTCGGCATCTACCGGCAGCAGTTGATCGGCCGCAACAAGCTGATCATGCGCTGGCTCGCGCATCGCGGCGGCGCGCTCGACTTCCGCGAATTCGCGCTGCAGAACCCCGGCAAGCCGTATCCGGTCGCGGTCGTGCTCGGCGCAGATCCGGCCACGACACTCGGCGCGGTAACGCCAGTGCCCGATTCGCTGTCCGAGTATCAGTTCGCCGGGCTGCTGCGCGGCAGCCGCACGGAGCTCGCGAAGTGCCTGACGCCCGGCGTCGACACGCTGCAAGTGCCCGCGCGCGCGGAGATCGTGCTCGAAGGCTTCATCCATCCGCAGGAAGGCGCCCCTGCCCCCGCGCCGGCCGGCGCACCGCCGCGGCCGGCCGGCAACGCGTCCGCCGCGTACGAACACGCGCTCGAAGGCCCGTACGGCGACCACACCGGCTACTACAACGAGCAGGAGTGGTTCCCGGTGTTCACGGTCGAGCGCATCACGATGCGCCGCGACGCGATCTACCACTCGACCTACACGGGCAAACCGCCGGACGAGCCTGCGGTGCTCGGCGTCGCGCTCAACGAGGTGTTCGTGCCGCTGCTGCAGAAGCAGTTCACGGAGATCACCGACTTCTACCTGCCTCCCGAAGGCTGCAGCTACCGGATGGCCATCGTCCAGATGAAGAAGAGCTACGCGGGCCACGCGAAACGCGTGATGTTCGGCGTGTGGAGCTTCCTGCGGCAGTTCATGTACACGAAGTTCATCGTGGTCGTCGACGAGGACGTGAACATCCGCGACTGGAAGGAAGTGATCTGGGCGATCACGACGCGCGTCGACCCCGTACGCGACACGGTGATGGTCGACAGCACGCCGATCGACTATCTCGATTTCGCGTCGCCGGTTGCCGGCCTCGGCTCGAAGATGGGGCTCGACGCGACGAACAAGTGGCCCGGCGAGACGAACCGCGAATGGGGCCGTCCGATCGAGATGGATGCGGCCGTGAAGGCGCGCGTCGACCGGCTCTGGCAGGAGATCGGGCTCTGA
- a CDS encoding LysE family translocator, with protein MSFPPAAMLSDGFLLSLSLCLDIGLVNVAMLSLTLSHGFRPGFWLGVGSCVGDLVYAALALAGMAVLLQFEAVRWVVWIGGGAVLLFLTWKMAREALAPAKAAGGDADDAPQPRASARRSFLRGMLLAMSSPSAILWFAAVGGALIAKAGATTPVTASVFLSGFFLGGLAWTLFMCTLASQGRKRAGAGLMRACHVASALLFAYFSYSVIVGGYRDLIVHAV; from the coding sequence ATGAGCTTTCCGCCCGCCGCCATGCTGTCCGATGGTTTCCTGCTGTCGCTTTCGCTTTGCCTCGACATCGGCCTCGTGAACGTCGCGATGCTGTCGCTGACGCTGTCGCACGGCTTCCGGCCGGGCTTCTGGCTCGGCGTCGGCTCGTGCGTCGGCGATCTCGTCTACGCGGCGCTCGCGCTCGCGGGGATGGCCGTGCTGCTGCAGTTCGAGGCCGTGCGCTGGGTCGTGTGGATCGGCGGCGGCGCCGTGCTGCTGTTCCTCACGTGGAAGATGGCGCGCGAAGCGCTCGCGCCGGCCAAGGCGGCCGGCGGCGATGCCGACGATGCCCCGCAGCCGCGTGCGAGCGCGCGGCGCAGTTTCCTGCGCGGGATGCTGCTCGCGATGTCGTCGCCGAGCGCGATCCTGTGGTTCGCGGCGGTCGGCGGCGCGCTGATCGCAAAGGCCGGCGCGACTACACCGGTCACCGCGTCGGTGTTCCTGTCGGGCTTCTTCCTCGGCGGTCTCGCGTGGACGCTCTTCATGTGCACGCTCGCGAGCCAGGGCCGCAAGCGCGCAGGCGCGGGGCTGATGCGCGCGTGCCACGTCGCGTCGGCGCTGCTGTTCGCGTATTTCTCGTACAGCGTGATCGTCGGCGGCTACCGCGACCTGATCGTGCACGCGGTGTAA
- a CDS encoding Rossmann-like and DUF2520 domain-containing protein, whose product MPLPDPPRLGFIGAGRLARCVAQRFAQAGFPVVAIASRTPESAAALAARIDGCQAVDTPQQVADTADLIFLTVPDDHLASTAAALRFDASRAARQAVVHCSGASAVDLLDPAKRQGAATGGFHPLYLFGGTDADLARIDGCSVTIEADGALHTTLMRLAAALGCHPLSIPAGGRMLYHAAAHYAASFALCGLSEAVELWRGLGFDEEAALRALLPMLAGTIETARDKGLSNALSGPVSRGDKGIVERQLALLEARGGDHATLYALMTRRAVALAAKRAAPPASLPALADAVETSLARTAAHPSPPRDEA is encoded by the coding sequence ATGCCTCTCCCCGACCCACCCCGCCTCGGCTTCATCGGCGCCGGCCGTCTCGCGCGCTGCGTCGCGCAGCGCTTTGCGCAGGCCGGCTTTCCCGTCGTCGCGATCGCGAGCCGCACGCCCGAATCGGCCGCGGCGCTCGCTGCGCGCATCGACGGCTGCCAGGCGGTCGATACGCCGCAGCAGGTCGCCGACACCGCCGACCTGATCTTCCTGACCGTCCCCGACGACCACCTCGCGTCGACCGCCGCGGCGCTCCGCTTCGACGCATCGCGCGCCGCGCGGCAGGCGGTCGTCCACTGCAGCGGCGCATCGGCCGTCGACCTGCTCGATCCGGCGAAACGGCAAGGCGCGGCCACCGGCGGCTTCCATCCGCTCTACCTGTTCGGCGGCACGGACGCCGACCTCGCGCGCATCGACGGCTGCTCGGTCACGATCGAGGCCGACGGCGCGCTGCACACGACGCTGATGCGACTTGCTGCCGCACTCGGCTGCCATCCGCTGTCGATTCCGGCCGGCGGCCGGATGCTGTATCACGCGGCTGCGCACTACGCGGCGAGCTTCGCGCTGTGCGGGCTGTCGGAAGCGGTCGAGCTGTGGCGCGGCCTCGGTTTCGACGAGGAAGCCGCGCTGCGCGCGCTGCTGCCGATGCTCGCCGGCACGATCGAAACCGCCCGCGACAAGGGGCTCTCGAACGCACTCTCCGGCCCCGTGTCGCGCGGCGATAAGGGTATCGTCGAGCGCCAGCTTGCGCTGCTCGAAGCGCGCGGCGGCGATCACGCGACGCTGTACGCGCTGATGACGCGCCGTGCGGTCGCGCTCGCGGCGAAGCGCGCCGCGCCGCCGGCGTCGCTGCCGGCGCTCGCCGACGCCGTCGAAACGTCGCTCGCGCGCACGGCCGCGCACCCCTCCCCGCCGCGAGACGAGGCGTGA
- a CDS encoding YggT family protein codes for MFGEIARFLLNTIFTLFGAALILRVWMQAVRVPPYNPVTQAVLQATNWLVLPLRRVIAGVRGIDWASVVAALLTALVYVVLMVVMAGFDPAAVIATLVVVALLTVVKWALNLVIWMTILMALLSWLNPRSPAMPILYQLTAPFLNPLRRVIPNLGGIDLSPILLFVIVQVLLMIVTRAAVSLTMFGI; via the coding sequence ATGTTCGGCGAGATCGCCCGTTTTCTGCTCAATACCATCTTCACGCTGTTCGGCGCCGCGCTGATCCTGCGCGTCTGGATGCAGGCCGTTCGCGTGCCGCCGTACAACCCCGTCACGCAGGCCGTGCTGCAGGCGACCAACTGGCTGGTGCTGCCGCTGCGCCGCGTGATCGCGGGCGTGCGCGGCATCGACTGGGCCAGCGTCGTCGCCGCCCTGCTCACCGCGCTTGTCTACGTCGTGCTGATGGTCGTGATGGCCGGCTTCGATCCGGCCGCGGTGATCGCGACGCTCGTCGTGGTCGCGCTGCTCACCGTCGTGAAGTGGGCGCTCAATCTCGTGATCTGGATGACGATCCTGATGGCGCTGCTGTCGTGGCTGAACCCGCGCTCGCCGGCGATGCCGATCCTCTACCAGCTCACCGCGCCGTTCCTGAACCCGCTGCGCCGCGTGATCCCGAACCTCGGCGGCATCGACCTGTCGCCGATCCTGCTGTTCGTGATCGTGCAGGTGCTGCTGATGATCGTCACGCGCGCCGCCGTGTCGCTGACGATGTTCGGTATCTAA
- a CDS encoding DUF190 domain-containing protein, with translation MDKVFLRFYVHEQHRLHWKPLWEWLLDEANRMGVAGGSAFRAMAGFGQHRVLHEDRFFELQGSLAIEVEFIVTEDEAQRLLERLSHEKVRVCYAMIPACFGVIDTLGVPPAQGPAA, from the coding sequence ATGGACAAGGTTTTCTTGCGTTTCTATGTGCACGAGCAGCATCGGCTGCACTGGAAGCCGCTGTGGGAATGGCTGCTCGACGAGGCGAACCGGATGGGTGTCGCGGGCGGTTCCGCGTTTCGCGCGATGGCTGGTTTCGGTCAGCATCGCGTGCTGCACGAGGACCGTTTCTTCGAACTGCAGGGTTCGCTCGCGATCGAGGTCGAATTCATCGTCACCGAGGACGAAGCGCAGCGGCTGCTCGAGCGGCTGTCGCACGAGAAGGTGCGGGTGTGTTACGCGATGATTCCGGCGTGCTTCGGCGTGATCGACACGCTCGGCGTACCGCCGGCGCAGGGGCCGGCGGCATAG
- the crcB gene encoding fluoride efflux transporter CrcB, which translates to MFYSIVAIFVGAGLGALLRWFLSLALNEFFPEVPLGTLAANLIGGYVIGVAAVVFTTRVGLPPEWRLFVITGFLGGLTTFSTYSVEVMTHALQGEFGWAFAVAALHLMGSFTLTALGMWTARAWLAAA; encoded by the coding sequence TTGTTCTATTCGATAGTCGCGATCTTCGTCGGCGCCGGCCTTGGCGCGTTGTTGCGCTGGTTCCTGAGTCTCGCGCTCAACGAATTCTTTCCCGAGGTGCCGCTCGGCACGCTCGCGGCGAACCTGATCGGCGGCTACGTGATCGGCGTGGCCGCCGTCGTGTTCACGACCCGCGTCGGGCTGCCGCCCGAGTGGCGGCTGTTCGTGATCACCGGTTTCCTTGGCGGTCTCACGACGTTCTCGACCTATTCGGTCGAAGTGATGACGCATGCGCTGCAGGGCGAATTCGGATGGGCGTTTGCGGTGGCTGCCCTACACTTGATGGGATCGTTCACGCTGACGGCGCTCGGCATGTGGACCGCGCGCGCGTGGCTCGCGGCGGCTTGA
- a CDS encoding SIR2 family NAD-dependent protein deacylase has protein sequence MPFSDSADSDDSSAALQLPADLVASAVDALARADALLVTAGAGIGVDSGLPDFRGTDGFWRAYPALRHERFEFHEIASPHAFRARAPLAWGFYGHRLALYRATVPHAGFAILRRWIDAMPNGGFVLTSNVDGQFQKAGFDPARIVEIHGSIHAMQCLRPCSDDTWDAAPFVPDVDEATCRLVGEAPRCPRCGGLARPNILMFGDTGWLGERYDAQERALEDWIAQAGRVVVVEIGAGTAIPTVRMLSERLGADVIRINAREAHARRADVIGLKGGALATLTALDRAWRGG, from the coding sequence ATGCCGTTCTCCGATTCCGCCGACTCCGACGATTCCTCTGCCGCCTTGCAACTTCCCGCCGACCTCGTCGCGTCCGCCGTCGATGCGCTCGCGCGCGCCGACGCGTTGCTCGTGACGGCGGGCGCAGGCATCGGCGTCGATTCCGGGTTGCCCGATTTCCGCGGCACGGACGGTTTCTGGCGTGCGTATCCGGCGCTGCGCCACGAGCGTTTCGAATTCCACGAGATCGCGTCGCCGCACGCGTTCCGTGCGCGTGCGCCGCTCGCGTGGGGGTTCTACGGGCACCGTCTCGCGCTCTACCGTGCGACGGTTCCGCATGCGGGCTTCGCGATCCTGCGCCGCTGGATCGACGCGATGCCGAACGGCGGTTTCGTGCTGACGAGCAACGTCGACGGCCAGTTCCAGAAAGCCGGCTTCGATCCGGCGCGCATCGTCGAGATTCACGGTTCGATCCATGCGATGCAGTGCCTGCGTCCCTGTTCGGACGACACATGGGACGCGGCGCCGTTCGTGCCGGACGTCGACGAAGCCACGTGCCGGCTGGTCGGCGAAGCACCGCGCTGTCCGCGCTGCGGCGGCCTCGCGCGGCCGAACATCCTGATGTTCGGTGATACCGGCTGGCTCGGCGAACGCTACGACGCGCAGGAGCGCGCACTGGAAGACTGGATCGCGCAGGCCGGACGCGTCGTCGTGGTCGAGATCGGTGCGGGCACCGCGATTCCGACCGTGCGGATGCTGAGCGAACGGCTCGGCGCCGACGTGATCCGCATCAACGCGCGCGAAGCGCATGCGCGCCGGGCGGACGTGATCGGGCTGAAGGGCGGCGCGCTGGCGACGTTGACCGCGCTCGACCGTGCGTGGCGCGGCGGCTGA
- a CDS encoding DUF4406 domain-containing protein encodes MTPLLVLVAGPYRSGTDGDSARIAANLHRLEAAALDVYRRGHVPMIGEWVSLPLSVAAGSRQVGDEISEAFLYPAAHRLLRRCDAVWRIDGASRGADADVSLARRLGKPVYFSVDEIPVAQDDSDS; translated from the coding sequence ATGACGCCGCTGCTCGTGCTGGTCGCCGGCCCCTATCGTAGCGGCACCGACGGCGACTCCGCGCGCATCGCCGCGAACCTGCACCGGCTCGAAGCGGCGGCGCTCGACGTGTACCGCCGCGGGCACGTGCCGATGATCGGTGAATGGGTGTCGTTGCCGCTTTCCGTCGCGGCCGGGTCGCGGCAGGTCGGCGATGAAATCAGCGAGGCGTTCCTGTATCCGGCCGCGCACCGGCTGCTGCGACGCTGCGATGCGGTATGGCGGATCGACGGCGCGTCGCGTGGGGCCGACGCCGACGTCAGCCTTGCGCGGCGCCTCGGCAAGCCGGTTTACTTCTCGGTCGACGAGATTCCGGTCGCGCAAGACGATTCGGATAGCTGA
- a CDS encoding NUDIX domain-containing protein produces the protein MAATRDRVRIVDTTVLSDDWYVLKKVTFDFLRRDGTWQRLSRETYDRGNGATILLRNAGTGDVLLTRQFRMPAFVSGHDGMLLEAAAGLLDDATPEARIRAEAEEETGYRVRGVRKVFEAFMSPGSVTEKLHFFVGEYDASLRTGDGGGVAEEGEDLEVVEMPLQAALDAIERGEIVDAKTIMLLQYVALRETACAGTA, from the coding sequence ATGGCTGCAACGCGGGACCGGGTCCGCATCGTCGACACGACGGTGCTGTCCGACGACTGGTATGTGCTGAAGAAGGTGACGTTCGATTTCCTGCGCCGCGACGGAACGTGGCAGCGCCTGAGCCGCGAGACCTACGATCGCGGCAATGGCGCGACCATCCTGCTGCGCAATGCCGGCACGGGCGACGTGCTGCTGACGCGGCAGTTCCGGATGCCGGCGTTCGTCAGCGGGCATGACGGCATGCTGCTCGAGGCCGCCGCCGGCCTGCTCGACGATGCGACGCCCGAGGCGCGCATCCGCGCGGAAGCCGAGGAGGAAACCGGCTACCGCGTGCGCGGCGTGCGCAAGGTGTTCGAGGCGTTCATGAGCCCGGGCTCGGTGACGGAGAAGCTGCATTTCTTCGTCGGCGAATACGACGCGTCGCTGCGCACCGGCGACGGTGGCGGCGTCGCGGAGGAGGGCGAGGATCTCGAGGTCGTCGAGATGCCGCTGCAGGCGGCGCTGGACGCCATCGAGCGCGGCGAGATCGTCGATGCGAAGACGATCATGCTGCTGCAGTACGTCGCGCTGCGGGAAACCGCATGCGCGGGCACGGCATGA
- a CDS encoding DeoR/GlpR family DNA-binding transcription regulator gives MLTTQRKKAILDALARDGQVLAVELSAQFDVSEDTIRRDLRELAAEGLLQRVHGGALPASPAVAPFAQREALETAEKRRIARRAAQMIAPGQVAIVDGGTTSALLVSQLPADLHATIVTHSPSVAVALAAHPSIDVILIGGRLYKHSIVAVGAAAMEGIARIHADLYFMGVTGVHPVAGLSTGDFEEAAIKRALAERAAETVVLASQSKLRAASQFVIGDITLAQTVVVEKETEAALTKPIEAAGVTVVRA, from the coding sequence ATGCTGACGACGCAACGCAAGAAAGCGATCCTCGACGCGCTCGCGCGCGACGGCCAGGTGCTGGCGGTCGAACTGAGCGCGCAATTCGACGTCTCCGAAGACACGATCCGCCGCGACCTGCGCGAGCTCGCGGCCGAAGGCCTGCTGCAGCGCGTGCACGGCGGTGCGCTGCCGGCGTCGCCGGCCGTCGCGCCGTTCGCGCAGCGCGAGGCGCTCGAAACGGCCGAGAAGCGGCGCATTGCGCGGCGCGCCGCGCAGATGATCGCGCCCGGGCAAGTCGCGATCGTCGACGGCGGCACGACGTCGGCGCTGCTCGTCAGCCAGTTGCCGGCCGACCTGCACGCGACGATCGTCACGCACAGCCCGAGCGTCGCGGTCGCGCTGGCTGCGCATCCGTCGATCGACGTGATCCTGATCGGCGGGCGGTTGTACAAGCATTCGATCGTCGCGGTCGGCGCCGCGGCGATGGAAGGCATCGCGCGCATTCATGCGGACCTGTACTTCATGGGCGTCACGGGCGTGCATCCGGTCGCGGGATTGAGCACCGGCGATTTCGAGGAAGCGGCGATCAAGCGCGCGCTGGCCGAACGCGCGGCCGAGACGGTCGTGCTCGCGTCGCAGTCGAAACTGCGCGCGGCATCGCAGTTCGTGATCGGCGACATCACGCTCGCGCAGACCGTGGTGGTCGAGAAGGAAACCGAGGCCGCGCTCACGAAGCCGATCGAAGCGGCGGGGGTGACGGTCGTGCGCGCGTAG
- a CDS encoding chromate transporter, producing the protein MPPPAASIPPAPPAGDAPPPGVLALFIAFSQIGLTSFGGGLSGRMMRDFVHERRWLDEEAFLNGLALSQALPGVNVKNLAIWIGYRLAGWRGAVAGFTGIIAPPAVLIVLFGVAFSTLTRFPLTHVALAGAAAAAIGLSISMAITAVRRLPRRALPFTVMALTFVSVAVLHWPLVWTVLIGGTLSVALEYRRAAAASAGSDAP; encoded by the coding sequence ATGCCTCCGCCCGCCGCCTCCATCCCGCCCGCGCCACCTGCGGGCGACGCGCCGCCACCCGGCGTCCTCGCACTGTTCATCGCGTTCTCGCAAATCGGCCTGACCAGCTTCGGCGGCGGCCTGAGCGGACGCATGATGCGCGACTTCGTGCACGAGCGGCGCTGGCTCGACGAAGAGGCGTTCCTCAACGGCCTCGCGCTGTCGCAGGCGTTGCCGGGCGTCAACGTGAAGAACCTCGCGATCTGGATCGGCTACCGGCTCGCCGGATGGCGCGGCGCGGTGGCCGGCTTCACCGGCATCATCGCGCCGCCGGCCGTGCTGATCGTGCTGTTCGGCGTCGCGTTCTCGACCCTCACACGCTTTCCGCTCACGCATGTCGCGCTCGCCGGCGCGGCGGCCGCGGCGATCGGGCTGTCGATCTCGATGGCGATCACGGCCGTGCGCCGGCTGCCGCGCCGCGCGTTGCCGTTCACGGTGATGGCGCTCACCTTCGTGTCGGTTGCCGTGCTGCACTGGCCGCTCGTGTGGACCGTGCTGATCGGCGGCACGTTGAGCGTCGCGCTCGAATACCGCCGTGCGGCCGCGGCATCGGCCGGGAGCGACGCGCCATGA
- a CDS encoding chromate transporter: MTASQRYAALFGVFAPLSIATIGGGQAIIADIQRQVVDVHHWMTATQFVNDFAIARMAPGPGSLLATLIGWQVAGFWGAVIATLALFGPTAFLIYGVAHLWRRHQGARWQLALEAGLRPVAAGMILASVWVLLQALDGGWAARAIALVSTLCVMTTRIHALLLIAAGALLLVGMHAIGGA, from the coding sequence ATGACCGCGTCGCAACGCTACGCCGCGCTGTTCGGCGTGTTCGCGCCGCTGTCGATCGCGACGATCGGCGGCGGACAGGCGATCATCGCCGACATCCAGCGCCAGGTCGTCGACGTGCATCACTGGATGACCGCCACGCAATTCGTGAACGACTTCGCGATCGCGCGGATGGCGCCGGGCCCCGGCTCGCTGCTCGCGACGCTGATCGGCTGGCAGGTGGCCGGCTTCTGGGGCGCGGTGATCGCGACGCTCGCGCTGTTCGGCCCGACCGCGTTCCTGATCTACGGCGTCGCGCATCTGTGGCGGCGGCATCAGGGTGCGCGCTGGCAGCTCGCGCTCGAAGCCGGCCTGCGACCGGTCGCGGCCGGCATGATCCTCGCATCGGTGTGGGTGCTGCTGCAGGCGCTCGATGGCGGCTGGGCCGCACGCGCGATCGCACTCGTGTCGACGCTGTGCGTGATGACCACGCGCATTCACGCACTGCTGCTGATCGCGGCGGGCGCGCTGCTGCTCGTCGGCATGCACGCGATCGGCGGCGCATGA
- the scpB gene encoding methylmalonyl-CoA decarboxylase, whose protein sequence is MNDITTPDTRSPVTVDLIGERIARVRFANPARRHALDAPLLDALVECIDSLAALRPPPVVILSNDGSGDVWSAGHDLRELADDRDPLAYGKPLERALRRVRTYPGAVIAAVAGSAWGGAVDLVMSCDLVVAARDARFAMTPANIGLPYSTSGLLRFYDNLPIHVLKEMFFCAQPLDAERAAHHGLVNRLAEAGGVDDAALDVARTIAAKAPLAVQAVKEQLRVLQDARPLPADAFERIAELRRQACEGADFDEGLRAFAERRAPVFRGV, encoded by the coding sequence ATGAACGACATCACGACACCCGACACCCGATCGCCCGTGACGGTCGACCTGATCGGCGAGCGGATCGCACGCGTACGGTTCGCGAATCCGGCGCGGCGGCATGCGCTCGACGCGCCGTTGCTCGATGCGCTCGTCGAGTGCATCGATTCGCTTGCGGCGCTGCGTCCGCCGCCGGTCGTGATCCTGTCGAACGACGGCAGCGGCGACGTGTGGAGCGCCGGGCACGACCTGCGCGAGCTGGCCGACGACCGCGATCCGCTTGCGTACGGCAAGCCGCTCGAACGGGCGCTGCGGCGCGTGCGCACTTACCCGGGCGCGGTGATCGCGGCGGTGGCCGGGTCGGCGTGGGGCGGGGCGGTCGACCTCGTGATGAGCTGCGACCTCGTCGTCGCCGCGCGCGACGCGCGTTTCGCGATGACGCCCGCGAACATCGGCCTGCCGTATTCGACGAGCGGCCTGCTGCGCTTCTACGACAACCTGCCGATCCACGTGCTGAAGGAAATGTTCTTCTGCGCGCAGCCGCTCGATGCGGAGCGCGCCGCGCATCACGGGCTCGTCAATCGGCTGGCGGAAGCGGGCGGTGTCGACGATGCCGCGCTCGACGTGGCGCGCACGATCGCCGCGAAGGCGCCGCTCGCGGTGCAGGCCGTGAAGGAGCAGTTGCGCGTGTTGCAGGACGCGCGGCCGTTGCCGGCCGATGCGTTCGAGCGAATTGCCGAGCTGCGCCGGCAAGCGTGCGAGGGCGCGGATTTCGACGAAGGGCTGCGCGCGTTTGCGGAGCGGCGCGCGCCGGTGTTTCGCGGCGTCTAG
- a CDS encoding CaiB/BaiF CoA transferase family protein, producing the protein MQALQGIRVVDLSRALSGPFCSMVLADLGAEVIKVESGPNGDMSRAWGPFDRGVSTYYLSCNRNKRGICVDFRQPAGIDVVRRLIAQADVVIENFKAGTMDAMGLGYAALSARDPRLVMGSVTAFGPRGPLRDWPGFDQIAQGYAGLMSLTGFPDGEPTRTGTAIGDLSSGMWVATGVMAALFERERTGRGQHVGTSLLESLVSLLSVHGQRYLSLGDVPRRTGNAHAVIAPYGVFETADGPLNLAPITTDMWLRLCQLLDLPDLPNDPRFATNDARVEHRDALKVLLESRLRTRGKREWTQRFVEAGLPAGPINTLDEVFADPQLAHCGLVEPVAHPTLGTLRQVVTPLGGMGDDVPAPRTRHAPPLLGEHTVDVLREAGYGDDAIDALLAERAIFQAEAVAEAVQ; encoded by the coding sequence GGAATCAGGGTCGTCGATCTGAGTCGCGCGCTGTCGGGGCCGTTCTGCTCGATGGTGCTCGCCGATCTCGGCGCCGAGGTGATCAAGGTCGAGTCGGGGCCGAACGGCGACATGAGCCGCGCATGGGGGCCGTTCGATCGCGGCGTGAGCACGTACTACCTGTCCTGCAACCGCAACAAGCGCGGCATCTGCGTGGATTTCCGGCAGCCGGCCGGCATCGATGTGGTGCGGCGGCTGATCGCGCAGGCCGACGTCGTGATCGAGAATTTCAAGGCCGGCACGATGGACGCGATGGGGCTCGGCTACGCCGCGCTCAGCGCGCGTGATCCGCGGCTCGTGATGGGCAGCGTCACCGCGTTCGGCCCGCGCGGCCCGTTGCGCGACTGGCCGGGTTTCGACCAGATCGCGCAGGGTTATGCGGGGCTGATGAGCCTCACCGGTTTCCCGGACGGCGAGCCGACTCGCACGGGCACCGCGATCGGCGATCTCAGTTCCGGGATGTGGGTCGCGACCGGCGTGATGGCCGCGCTGTTCGAGCGTGAGCGCACGGGGCGCGGCCAGCACGTCGGCACGTCGCTGCTCGAAAGTCTCGTCTCGCTGCTGAGCGTGCATGGTCAACGCTACCTGAGCCTCGGCGACGTGCCGCGCCGCACCGGCAATGCGCATGCGGTGATCGCGCCGTACGGCGTGTTCGAGACGGCCGACGGGCCGCTCAATCTCGCCCCGATCACGACCGACATGTGGCTGCGCCTGTGCCAGTTGCTGGACCTGCCCGACCTGCCGAACGATCCGCGCTTCGCGACCAACGATGCGCGCGTCGAACACCGCGACGCACTGAAAGTGCTGCTCGAAAGCCGGCTGCGCACGCGCGGCAAGCGCGAATGGACGCAGCGTTTCGTCGAGGCCGGGTTGCCGGCCGGGCCGATCAATACGCTCGACGAAGTGTTCGCCGATCCGCAGCTCGCGCACTGCGGGCTGGTCGAACCGGTCGCGCATCCGACGCTCGGCACGCTGCGCCAGGTCGTCACGCCGCTCGGCGGCATGGGCGACGACGTGCCGGCGCCGCGCACGCGCCATGCGCCGCCGCTGCTCGGCGAGCATACGGTCGACGTGCTGCGCGAAGCGGGCTACGGCGACGACGCGATCGACGCGCTGCTGGCCGAGCGCGCGATTTTCCAGGCGGAAGCGGTGGCGGAGGCCGTGCAATGA